The genomic region TTGGTCAGCAATCTCGAATACTTAATTTCTTAAGCCGTGCTGTACTAGATTAATTCAGGTCCTTTGTGTCGCCAGTCGTGTTCCATGGTCAATTTACCTTCTTCATCTTCCGATAACTCTTGAAGTTCGCGACGGCGTTTAGCTTTAAGCTCAAGCTCTTTTTGTCTTAAATCTCCAGGTTCACAAATGTAGGCTTCTGTCTCCACTGCATAGTTATTAAGCAGCCCTTCTTGGTCGATGGTGTAGCCATCTCTGGTGTGAAGATGTTCTTTATCGCCAGGATCGTCATGGTCTACATGACCAAAATGCTTACCCTCTCTCTTCGCCCTAGCTACTGATTCGGATGGGACAATATGCGGGTCGTAATGCGGAATACTCGAACTAGAATCACTTTTAGCTTTCATCGATTCCTCCTTGCTGTTTCTAACAACAAAATGAGGTTACTTAACCTTATTCTAGCTCTGATTTACTCTCAAAATTGCTCGGTAATTACAAGTCTTTAAACATCAAAATCCATCTGTTCAATGAGCGATCGCTTTGTGAACTAGAAGAGTTATTGATAATTCGATGTCGCCAGTTATTAAAACAACATGATTTGATTAAAGGATTAACTTGCTATCATTGGTGGCCAATGACCAGAGCAGTTTAATTCAACTGTTCATCCGTACTTGATATAAAATTCGAAGTCCTGAGTATTATTAATAACTCTTAATACACTACACAATGACTCCTATTTTTTGCGACAGAACCCGCTTATTTACCCCTTTTTAAGATGCTGATTTCAGCAAAAAGTACTGCCCTAATAATACAAATACAATACCGGCAAGAATCATGATAGACGATAGGATTAAGCGCGTTGATATCACTTCATTGGCAAATATTACACCACCAGTTGCAGCAATAATTGGAACCAACAACTGAACAACAGATGCTTGCATTGTAGAAAGTCTCCTTACAGCCATGTACCAAACTGTATATCCAACTCCTGAAGTTATAGCACCTGATACTACAGCGAGAACAATACCTTGCTGAGATAAATTAGTGTTTTTAAATTCAATAATTAATAGAGCAAGAATGAATGGAAACGTATACAAAAAATTAAAAGCCGAATCATGAATAGGTTGTTTTGAACCTTTTCCTCTGAGGGTATATATCCCCCAAGCCATACCTGAAATAGTCATGAGTATAAAACTTGTAAAGGAGGGTGTCGTCAGACTAGGCTTAACTAAATATATAAATCCAGAGAAAGCTGTAACCATTCCCATCCACTCAGAAACATGAAGTCTGTTTTTAGAGATTAGACTAGCTAAAATCATGGTAATTTGTACCGCTCCAAATAAAATCAATGCTCCTGTACCAGTATCTAGAGAGATATAGGCGTAAGAAAAAGTTACTGCATACAAAAACAGCACACAGGAAGAGATCCAACTTCTCTTCGTAGTAGAGCTATTTTTAACATTAAATATTTTTGACATTAGGAACAGTAGCACAATTCCAGATAGCATCCGAATGATTGTAAAACTAGCAGCATCAAGCTTATCTTCACCCAATGCTAATCTACAGAGGATTGAATTTCCTGCAAAAGCTATTAGAGAAGAGCAAGTATAAGCAATGGTTTTTAATATGCGTAAATTCAAGTTATAAACAACCTCGCGCTCACTTTAATGTCTCTGTTCCAAACGAGTTTTTAGCCAGTAAGGTATCAATCTTCTATTTGGCGCTTAAATAGCAGAAAAGAAAAAATGATGGATCGGGAATTTTTTGATAGCAACTTTAGGCACTTGCTGTTGTCAG from Coleofasciculaceae cyanobacterium harbors:
- a CDS encoding DMT family transporter, which translates into the protein MNLRILKTIAYTCSSLIAFAGNSILCRLALGEDKLDAASFTIIRMLSGIVLLFLMSKIFNVKNSSTTKRSWISSCVLFLYAVTFSYAYISLDTGTGALILFGAVQITMILASLISKNRLHVSEWMGMVTAFSGFIYLVKPSLTTPSFTSFILMTISGMAWGIYTLRGKGSKQPIHDSAFNFLYTFPFILALLIIEFKNTNLSQQGIVLAVVSGAITSGVGYTVWYMAVRRLSTMQASVVQLLVPIIAATGGVIFANEVISTRLILSSIMILAGIVFVLLGQYFLLKSAS